In a genomic window of Methylovirgula sp. 4M-Z18:
- a CDS encoding cytochrome b: MSALSNESAPVSTASHYDAVQRALHWLMAAIILVAIAIGFYCSAYLQPGTPVRMALLDIHKSLGMTALVLVVIRILYRLAVGAPRYSQALGKLNHLAAGAAHFLLYGLMLGMPLSGYLYSAAGGHSVPWFGLFDWPVLVPRDQPLSMWGRFFHHWGADIIYVVLGVHLLAVAWHQFVKKDDVLARMLPPSRR, encoded by the coding sequence ATGTCCGCACTTTCGAACGAATCCGCACCAGTTTCTACCGCATCGCATTACGACGCCGTGCAGCGCGCGCTGCACTGGCTGATGGCCGCAATCATTCTGGTCGCCATTGCCATTGGGTTCTACTGCTCTGCCTATCTGCAGCCTGGAACGCCTGTGCGGATGGCGCTGCTGGACATTCATAAATCGCTTGGCATGACGGCGTTGGTTCTCGTCGTCATCCGTATCCTGTATCGCTTGGCGGTCGGTGCCCCGCGTTACAGCCAGGCCCTCGGCAAGTTGAACCATTTAGCCGCCGGCGCGGCGCATTTCCTGCTCTATGGCCTGATGCTGGGGATGCCGCTTTCGGGCTATCTCTATTCCGCCGCCGGCGGCCATTCCGTCCCATGGTTCGGTCTTTTTGACTGGCCGGTCCTCGTGCCCCGCGATCAGCCGCTCTCCATGTGGGGCAGATTTTTCCACCATTGGGGCGCCGACATCATCTATGTCGTCCTGGGCGTCCATCTTCTCGCTGTTGCTTGGCATCAGTTCGTTAAGAAGGACGACGTTCTCGCCCGTATGCTGCCGCCCTCCAGGCGCTGA
- the recO gene encoding DNA repair protein RecO — protein sequence MEWRDEGIIIGVKKFGERSVILEIMTRAHGRHLGVVRSGRSKTMLPILQTGNGVEAVWWARLEDHLGTYSIEGSKLRAGTFLASRQALSGITHLAYLLRLLPERDPHPDLYDTLVLVADHLDDRQIAAPLMVLFELAMLSELGFGIDLSRCAATGATEDLIYVSPKSGRAVSREAGEPYKARLLPLPSFLKGAVLEAHPPVEDIAAGFALTGYFLERDVFGPRGITMADARRAFMAAAIVS from the coding sequence ATGGAATGGCGGGATGAGGGCATCATCATCGGCGTCAAGAAATTCGGCGAACGCAGCGTCATTCTCGAAATCATGACCCGTGCCCATGGGCGGCATCTGGGTGTCGTCCGGTCGGGCCGTTCAAAGACCATGCTGCCGATTTTGCAGACCGGCAACGGTGTCGAGGCGGTTTGGTGGGCCCGGCTCGAAGACCATCTCGGCACCTATTCGATCGAGGGGTCGAAATTGCGCGCTGGAACGTTTTTGGCCAGCCGGCAGGCGCTCAGCGGTATAACCCACCTTGCCTATTTGCTACGGCTCTTACCCGAGCGCGATCCGCACCCCGATCTGTACGACACATTGGTGCTGGTCGCCGATCATCTTGACGACAGGCAGATCGCCGCCCCCCTGATGGTGCTTTTCGAACTGGCCATGCTCAGCGAACTTGGCTTCGGGATCGATCTCAGCCGCTGCGCCGCCACGGGGGCGACGGAGGATCTGATTTACGTTTCACCGAAATCTGGCCGGGCGGTCAGCCGGGAGGCCGGTGAACCCTATAAGGCGCGGCTCTTGCCCTTGCCGAGCTTCCTGAAAGGTGCCGTGCTGGAGGCCCACCCGCCGGTCGAGGATATTGCGGCCGGCTTTGCCCTGACCGGCTATTTTCTGGAGCGCGATGTGTTCGGTCCGCGCGGTATCACCATGGCCGATGCCCGGCGCGCCTTCATGGCTGCCGCTATTGTGTCTTAG
- a CDS encoding DUF1737 domain-containing protein: MTIYRFLTGPDDASFCHRVTEALSKGWSLYGSPSLTFDAAQGRSICGQAITKDVFGVAYDKDMKLGEQ, encoded by the coding sequence TTGACGATCTATCGCTTCCTGACCGGGCCCGACGATGCGAGCTTTTGTCATCGGGTGACGGAGGCTTTGTCGAAGGGCTGGTCTCTCTACGGTTCGCCGTCGCTCACGTTCGATGCGGCGCAGGGGCGGTCGATCTGCGGCCAGGCGATCACCAAGGATGTTTTTGGCGTAGCCTACGACAAGGATATGAAACTCGGCGAGCAATGA